GTGGTAAAGGTTAGCTACAAGTGTGACAATACAATCCAGACACCTTATATTCATAATATGCTCCCGCCGCGTTCCGGCCACCGTCGCCGGTCGCTTATCCCCCGTCCGTCGTCGGCGCTCCGCCGGGGTGGCGGCCGGCGGTCGGGTGTCGACGTTCCAGTACGTTCATAACGTCGGCGTTCCCACGGCCGGTACGAGTGAAAGGAAAGGAGTGGTACAAGGCGGACGACGTCGCCGAAGAGTACGACTCGAAGCGTTTCTCGCGGGGCGGGCGGCTCATCGACCGCCGGGAGAAAGAGGCGGTTCTCGACGCGCTCGCACCGGTCGACGGGAAACGGGTGCTCGAGATCGCCTGCGGCACCGGTCGCTTCACCGTGTTGCTCGCCGAGCGCGGCGCGAACGTCGTCGGACTGGACATCTCGCGCGCGATGCTCGCCCAGGGGCGCGAGAAGGCCCGGGAGGCCGACGTCGACGACCGGAGCTCGTTCCTCCTCGGCGACGCCGCCAGACTCCCGTTCCCCGACGACTACTTCGACGCCGTCTTCGCCATGCGCTTTTTTCATCTCGCGAAGACGCCCGCGAAGTTCCTCACCGAGATGGCTCGCGTCTCGAAGGGTCGGGTGTTCTTCGACACGTTCAACGACCGCTCGACGCGGGTCGTCTACAACTGGCTGTTGCCGATGGGCTCGCATCTGTACTCCCGGGCGGACGTCGAGCGACTCGTCGCGGACGCCGGCCTCACCCTCGCCGAGGAGTCCCACGACTTCGTCGTCCCGTACGGCCTCTACCGGAAGATCCCGGGGGCGATCGCGGCCGACATTCGCTCGGTGGACACCGCCGTCGGCGACACCAGCATCGGCGAGCGACTGGCCTCGGTCTCCTACTGGAGCGCCCAGGTGCCCGAGCGCGAGGTCGCGACCGCCACCGAGCGGGCCAGCGAGGCCGAGTGAGCGCCGGAACGGCCGGAACGGCTGGAGCGGCCGGATTTAAGTGTCCGCTCGCCGACCGACCGCTATGGACCTCTCGGTAGTCGTCCCGACCCTCAACGGGCGGGACCGGCTGGCGACCAGCCTCGACTCGCTGGCCGCGCACGCCCCCGACGTCGAGGTCGTCGTCGTCAACGGCCCCTCGGCGGACGGGACGACCGGGATGGTGCGCGACCGCGGCGACGTCGACGTGCTCGTCGAACTCTCCGCGCGGACGCTCAACGTCGCGCGCAACGCCGGGATTCAGGCGGCCAGCGGCGACGCGGTCGCCTTTCTCGCCCACGACTTCGCCGTCGAACCCGGCTGGGCCGACGCCGTCTCCGAGCGGCTGGTCGACCGACCGGTCGTCACCGGGCCGACGCAGCGACCCGTCTACGGCGGGCGGACCGCCGACGAACCCGAGCGCCGGCGGATCTGCAAGCGGGACGTCTCGTACTTCGACGGCGGCAACGTCGCGTTTCGGGCCTCGGTTCTCGACGACCTCGACGGCTTCGACGAGTACCTGGAGACGGGCGGCGCACGCGACGCCGCCCACCGGCTCGCTGGGCTCGACTACGACGTCGTCTGGGAGCCGGCGATGCAGGTCTCGCTCGAACACGAGACGGACGGGGGCGTCGAGTCCCGCGACTGGGAGTGGAAGTACCGTGCGCTCGCGTACCGTCTCGTGAAGAACTACGGCCTCAGACCCGAAGTCGCCCGCCGGACTCTCCGACACGCCGGCTCCGACGCGTACACGACCGCCAGGGACGTCGTCGTCGGTGAGGCGGTTCCCACCTCGTGGTTCGGGACGAGCCGCGGGGTGGTCGTCGGGATGACGATCGGTGCCCGAGACGGCCTCGTCGCCCGCGCACGCGACCGGACCCCGACGCGGAACCCCCGCGGCGTCTCGACCCGGACGGACCGTGCGGTCGCCCAGTACGACTGCCGGTCGTCGACGTAGTCACTCGCCGGGCGACAGCGCCGGGAAGACGCGGACCGCGTTCTTCGAGAACGCCCGGCGCATGAGGTCTTCGGGCACGTCCAGCGTCAACAGTTCCATCACCCCGACGTTCGGGTGTGACTCGGGCGCGCCGGAGCCGAAGAGGACGCGGTCGGGATGTTCGAGCAACCCCTGTTCGAGGACCCCCCGGTAGCGGACGAAGCTCGTCTCGACGTAGAGCCGCTCGTACCGGTCGAGGAGGTCGATCGCCGCCCGCATCAGTTCGCGGTCGAGCGGGAAGCCGCCGAAGCTCTCCAACACCACCGGGAACGAGCGCCGGAGGAGCGTCGCCTCGACGGCCGCCGGCGGGAACGCCGTCCCGGCCCGGACGACCACGGGGAGTCCGACGTCGTCGAGTCGGTCGAGCGTCTCCGCGTCCGGGAGTCCGTCGCGAGCGGGGTCGAGCGCGAAGCCGTAGAACCGATCGCCGTAGCCGTACTGCTCGACGTCGTCGGGCGTGGCGTGGTGAGACTGCCGGGACGCCGTGAGGTTCCGGAGCCGGGCGGCCGGTCGGTCACTGGGGTCGCGCGGCCCGTCGAGTCGTGCGAGCGGAACGAACGGACGGTCGACGCTCAGCCGTGCCACCGCGTTGTTCGCCCGGAGGTACCCCTCCCCGGCGGGCCGAGGCCCGGCTGCGATGACCGCCGAGACGACGCCGGCCTGGTGGAACTCCCGTTCGAGCCGTTCGGGCCCGACGTCGCGACCGAACACGGCGCTCGCTACGCCGTTGGGGTCGAGTTGGGCGCGGACGTCGACCACGCGAAAGCCGTGTTCCAGTTCCAGCATCGTCTTACACGACGGGGGCGGTCCGGAATAAGATACCCCCGTCGGCCGACGGTGCGGCCGACGCCGAAAGGGGGGCGAACCCGAACGTGTGTCAGTCGCGCACACGTGTCGTATGCTACGCAGTCGTGTGGTTTTGCGGTGCAGAGGGGCGAAACGTATATATAGAACTGCAATCCATGATTCTGTTGATTACTCATGGCATCCCGCATGCAGCAAGGTCAGCCGTTGTTCATACTCGCAGAGGGCACCCAGCGAACCCGCGGCCAGAACGCACAGGACTCGAACATCCGTGCGGGCCGAGCGGTCGCCAGCGCCGTCCGGACCACACTCGGTCCCCGCGGCATGGACAAGATGCTCGTCGATTCTTCGGGAGAGGTCGTCATCACCAACGACGGGGCGACGATCCTCAACGAGATGGACATCGAGCACCCCGCCGCGCAGATGATCGTCGAGGTGGCCGAGACCCAGGAGGACGAGGTCGGTGACGGAACGACGACTGCGGCGGTCCTCACCGGGGAGCTGCTCGCGAAAGCCGAGAACCTGCTCGAAGACGACATCCACCCGACGGTCATCGTCGAGGGGTACACCGAGGCCGCTCGGCTCGCCCAAGAGGCCATCGACGGGCAGGTACTCGACGTCGACCTCGACGACGACCTCCTCGTGAAGGTGGCCGAATCCTCCATGACCGGCAAGGGGACCGGC
This Salinigranum marinum DNA region includes the following protein-coding sequences:
- a CDS encoding class I SAM-dependent methyltransferase yields the protein MKGKEWYKADDVAEEYDSKRFSRGGRLIDRREKEAVLDALAPVDGKRVLEIACGTGRFTVLLAERGANVVGLDISRAMLAQGREKAREADVDDRSSFLLGDAARLPFPDDYFDAVFAMRFFHLAKTPAKFLTEMARVSKGRVFFDTFNDRSTRVVYNWLLPMGSHLYSRADVERLVADAGLTLAEESHDFVVPYGLYRKIPGAIAADIRSVDTAVGDTSIGERLASVSYWSAQVPEREVATATERASEAE
- a CDS encoding glycosyltransferase family A protein codes for the protein MDLSVVVPTLNGRDRLATSLDSLAAHAPDVEVVVVNGPSADGTTGMVRDRGDVDVLVELSARTLNVARNAGIQAASGDAVAFLAHDFAVEPGWADAVSERLVDRPVVTGPTQRPVYGGRTADEPERRRICKRDVSYFDGGNVAFRASVLDDLDGFDEYLETGGARDAAHRLAGLDYDVVWEPAMQVSLEHETDGGVESRDWEWKYRALAYRLVKNYGLRPEVARRTLRHAGSDAYTTARDVVVGEAVPTSWFGTSRGVVVGMTIGARDGLVARARDRTPTRNPRGVSTRTDRAVAQYDCRSST
- a CDS encoding amidohydrolase family protein; its protein translation is MLELEHGFRVVDVRAQLDPNGVASAVFGRDVGPERLEREFHQAGVVSAVIAAGPRPAGEGYLRANNAVARLSVDRPFVPLARLDGPRDPSDRPAARLRNLTASRQSHHATPDDVEQYGYGDRFYGFALDPARDGLPDAETLDRLDDVGLPVVVRAGTAFPPAAVEATLLRRSFPVVLESFGGFPLDRELMRAAIDLLDRYERLYVETSFVRYRGVLEQGLLEHPDRVLFGSGAPESHPNVGVMELLTLDVPEDLMRRAFSKNAVRVFPALSPGE